The Thermotoga maritima MSB8 region TTGAAGTTTACATGAAAACGGGAAGAAGGATCTCGGAACTTCAAAAAGAAGCAAAGGGTGACGACAGGTTTTTCATAATTGTTTTGACTCGGGAAAGGTACGAACTTTACGAGAGAATAAACAAAAGAGTTGATAAGATGATAGAGATGGGCCTAGTAGATGAGGTGAAGAGACTCTTGGGGATGGGATATTCGAAAGATCTCAATTCGATGAAAACGATAGGATACAAAGAAGTCATTGACTATCTGGAAGGGAAGTACGATTTTGACAAGATGGTTCATCTCATAAAACGAAACACCAGACACTTTGCCAGAAGACAGATCATATGGTTCAAAAGATACAAAGAAGCTGTGTGGTACAATTTAACGTTCGAAGATGTAGGAGAAGTAAAGGAGAAACTCAAGAAGCTGATAGTTGAAAATTTTTCAGTATAATTCTATTTTGAAATCACATCGAGGGGGGAGTTGGCCTTGGCGGAGAAGTTCAACCTTCAGGACAGGTTTCTGAATCATCTCAGGGTTAACAAGATCGAAGTGAAGGTGTATCTGGTGAACGGTTTTCAGACAAAGGGATTCATCAGATCTTTCGACAGCTACACGGTCTTGCTGGAGAGCGGAAACCAACAGAGCCTCATCTACAAACACGCGATCAGCACGATCATTCCTTCTTCTTATGTGATGCTGATGCCAAAGAAACAGGAAACAGCACAGGAGGCTGAGACCTCTGAAAACGAGGGATCTTGAAGGGAAAAAAGCGGTGATCGTTGCTGTTGGTAAAGATGAAGAGAAAATAAAAGAGTCTCTCGAAGAAATGAAGGGTTTGTGTAAAACCCTCGGTGTTGAAGTTGTTGAATGGCTCTGGCAAAAGAGAGCAAAACCGGATCCGGCTACCTACCTTGGAAAGGGGAAATTGCAAAAGCTCAAAGAGGTAGTTGAATTCTGTGAAGCGGATCTTGTGGTCGTTGACGATGAAATCACACCGGTGCAGTACAAAAATATGCAATCAGAACTGAACGTAGATGTTCTTGACAGAACGCAGGTGATCCTTGAAATTTTCGCTCGCCACGCAACGAGTGAAGAGGGAAAGCTCCAGGTGGAGATGGCGAGTTTGCTTTATGAGCTTCCAAGGCTCGTAGGAAAGGGTGAGGAACTCTCCAGACTCGGTGGAGGTATTGGCACCAGAGGACCGGGTGAACCCTTGCTGGAGGTTTTGAGAAGACACATAAAAAACCGCATCGCACAGCTTCGAAAAAGATTGAAAGAAATAGAGCAAGAAAGGAACACTCAGAGAAAACAAAGGCTGGAAAAGAAAATTCCACATGTCTCTATAGTTGGATACACAAACGCCGGGAAATCTACTCTTCTCAAGGTTTTAACCGATAGTGATGTGTACGTCGCCGACAAACTCTTTGCCACTCTCGAGCCCGTCACGAGACGGTTGAAGCTGAAAAGTGGAAGAGTCATTCTCGTGAGTGACACTGTCGGGTTCATCAGAAAGCTACCTCACACCATTGTGAGTGCGTTCAAAGCGACACTCGAAGAGATAAAGTATTCGGATGTGCTCATACATCTTGTTGACGCTTCTGATCCGTATCTCGAAGAAAAGATGAAAGCTTCTGAGAAAGTTTTGGAGGAAATCGGTGCCGATAAGATTCCAAGGATTCTGGTTTTCAACAAGATCGATCTCTGTCCCAGAGAGAGGATAGAAACGCTGAAATGGAAGTATCCGGAGGCTCTGTTCATTTCAGCAGAAAAAAGGATAGGACTGGATCAGCTTCTGGACAGGCTGGAAGAAGTCATAAGCCAAAGGGATGTTCAGGAAACTTTGAAAGTTCCCCTGGAAAAGATAGGGCAGATCTACGCTCTGAAAGATCGACTGGAAATACTGAACGAAGATTACAGGGAAGGGTACGCTCTGATTACGTTGAAAACTGATCGGGAAACTCTTGAGATGTTGAAAAGGAAGGTGGCATCTTGAGAATTGTCTTTGTGGGGACACCGGAGTTCGCAGCAGAAATACTGGAGCATTTGATCAAAAACGGATTCAACGTGGTGGGTGTGGTCACCCAGCCGGACAAACCAAGAGGGCGGGGAAGAAAAGTTGCACCAACTCCGGTGAAGGCAGTGGCTGAAAAACACGAAGTTCCTTTCATTCAACCCGAATCGATAAACAAGAAAGAAGCTTTAGAATTTCTCCGATCTGTGAGGCCAGATGTTATAATAGTCGCATCCTACGGAAAGATCCTGGGTGAGAAGGTACTTTCTCTTCCAAGACTCGGTTGTTACAACATTCATCCTTCTCTTCTTCCAAAATACAGGGGTGCTTCTCCTATACAGAGAGTGCTCGAGAACGGTGAAGAAAGAACGGGCGTCACCATATACAAAATGGTGAAAGAGCTCGACGCTGGTCCCATTGCACTCCAGAAGGAAATTTCTGTAGATCCATTTGAAACTTTCGATCAGTTAGAGAAACGTTTGATAGAACTGTCGAAAGAGATGTTGATCGAGTTTCTGGAGAAACTGAAAACGGGGAACATAGAGCTGAAAGAGCAGGACCATTCTCGAGCAACCTATGCTCCAATGATAAAAAAAGAGGACCTGATTGTGGATTTTTCAAAGGACGCTGAATCGGTGAAGAACAAGATCAGAGCTTACGATTCCAGGCCCGGTGCAAGAGCTTTCTTGGGAAACGTTGAAGTGAAATTGTTCGGAGTGACAGCGATAGATAGTTCGGGAGATGAACCAGGTTTGATAAACTATATTGATAGGGAAGGTGCATGGATAGGTACCGGCGACGGAAAAGTGAAAGTGAGATACATTCAATTTCCCGGAAAGAAGAAGATGACCTTCTGGGAAGCAAAAAACGGAAGATTGATAATCGAAGGCATGAGATTCGAAAGGAGGTATGAGAGTTGAGAAGGTTGAACTATTTCATGCTCAAAGGTGCAAAAACAGAGGAAGATTACAAGAGAGTTAAAGAAGCCATCGAGAAACTCGACGGTGTTTTCAAGGTAGATTACGAAATGGCGGCTGAGGTTGTCGGCGTGGATTACGATGATGAAAAGGTCTCCAAAGAGCAAATAAAAAGCGCTGTGGATAGTTTGGGATACACACTCATCGTGTAAAGGGGAGCTGTTCAGGATGAAGACTATCGAGGTGCTGAGTCTGAGAAAGTATTTCCCGATCAGAAAAGGATTCCTTGTGAAAAAGATCGTTGGTTACGTGAAAGCGGTCGATGATATCTCTTTTTCCGTGGAAAAGGGAAAAACGTTCGCCCTCGTTGGCGAGTCGGGATGTGGAAAAACAACGACTGCAAAGACGATCCTGCGCCTCACGAATCCCACTGCGGGCCGTGTTGTGATCGACGGTGACGACACCACGTATTACTTCATGAAAAGAAGAGATGCGGAGAACTATCTGGAAACGACCTACGTGGATATATTCCGCGAAATGAGGGAAAAACTCTCACCGGATCAGATTGTGGACGTGCTCGAGGATGTGGATAAGAAGTACGCGGAGATCTTCTTTAAAGAAGCGAAAGAAAGCGAAGAGAAATTCTATCAGATCCTGCTCGACGACATCGATGAAAAGAGGATGAAATTCAGAAGGAAGATACAGATCGTCTTTCAGGATCCCATGAGTTCCTTGAACCCGAGAATGACGGTTGGCGACATCCTCACTGAGCCCATTCTGTTCCACGGACTGGCGAAAACACGAGAAGAAGCCGTAGATATGGCAAAAGATCTTCTCAAAAGCGTGGGACTCAAGGAATATCACCTCGAAAGATATCCCCATCAGTTCAGTGGAGGCCAGAGACAGAGAATCGCTATCGCAAGGGCGATCTCCATAAACCCCGAGATAGTGATACTCGACGAACCCACGGCTTCACTGGACGTTTCCGTTCAGGCACAGGTTATAAACCTGTTTCTCAAACTGCAGGAAGAGAAAGGTTTCACATATCTTTTCATCTCGCACGACCTTGGACTTGTGAGATTTATAAGCCACGAGGTCGGCATCATGTACCTCGGCAGGATCGTGGAGATGGGAAACACCGATGAGATATTCGACAATCCTCTTCATCCGTACACCCAAGCGTTGCTTTCTGCTGTTCCCGTGCCGGATCCGAAGGTTGAGCGTACAAGGAAACGCATCATCCTCAGGGGTGGGGTTCCAAGCCCGATCAACAGGCCGACTGGCTGCTTCTTCCATCCGAGGTGTCCTTACAAGATGCCTGTGTGTGAGAAAGAATATCCGGTGATGAAAGAAATTTCTCCGGGTCACTGGGTAGCGTGTCATTTACATTCGTCATAGAGGAGGTGTGATGTTATGCGTAGGTTTCTTGGTATTTTCCTTATGATTGCAGCCGTTGCACTTTTCGCAGAACTTTCACCGTTCGCTCAGTTCGAAACGTACATCGGAGCAGAGTTCACAGGACAGTACGGGGGAGTGCTCGTAGTACCGACGCTTTCTGGTCCCAGAACGTGTAACAATGTCGTGGCTCAGGAGACGAGCTCTAGAGATGTTATAGCGAGGTTCATGGCTTCCATGATCGAGCTCGACAATTACGCAAGGATCCATCCCGCTCTCGCAGAAAGCTGGGAACTCATCCAAAACGAGGACGGAAGCATGGAAATCGTTTGGCACCTGAGGAAGGGTGTCAAATGGAGTGACGGAACACCGTTCACAGCAGACGATGTGGTCTTCACAATTAACGATGTCTATTTCAACCCTGACATACCGAACGATATGCAGGATCTCTTTGCAGACAACTGGCCAGTAGCCGAAAAGCTCGACGATTACACGGTGAAGACAACTCTCAAGGAAACTTACAGACTTGCGGTAAGGTACATTGGAGGTATTCCCATCTTCCCAAAACACCTCGCGGAACCGTATGTGAAAGAAGGAAAATTCAAGGAATTCTGGACGGTTGACGCCATCAACAAGGGAGAAATCGTGGGACTTGGTCCGTTTATTCCGGTTGAGTACGTTCCCGATCAGTACGTGAGATTCGTGAAGAACCCCTACTACTGGAAGTACGACAAAGAAGGAAAGCAGCTTCCTTATCTCGACGGTATCATCTTCAAGATCATTCCGACACAGGATGCACAGAGACTCGCGTTTGAAAACGGAGAAGTCGATGTGTACGGACCTCGCGGAACAGAGTACGCAGAACTCAAAGCCATGGCAAGAGAAAAAGACTGGGTTGTGGGTATCGGAGGCCCGAACTTTGGAACCACTTTCATCAGTTTCAACTGGAACGCTCCCGATCCTGTGAAGCGGAAGTGGTTCAGGAACGATTTCTTCAGAAGGGCAGTGGCGTACGCCATCGACAAGCAGTCGATGATCGATACACTCTACAACGGCCTCGCGGTTGAACAGTGGGGCCCCATCAGTCAGGCTGCGACCGTTTATTACGATGAATCCGTTCTCAGAAAGTACCCGTACAACCTCGATCTTGCCAGAACGATGCTCAAGCTCGGTGGTTTCAAATGGGATGAAAACGGTCAGCTCCTCGACAGCGAAGGAAACCCGGTGAAGTTCATCATCATGACTAACGCCGGAAACCAGATCCGCGAAGGAATGGGTAACATCATAACAGAAGCGCTCAAAAAACTCGGAATGGATGTCACCTTCGCTCCCATCGATTTCAACACGCTCGTCCAGAAGCTTGTTGTGAACGGTGACTGGGAAGCCGTCATAATAGGACTCACCGGATCCGATGAACCTCAGGGAGGAGCCAACGTCTGGAGAATCAAGGGATCTCTCCACTTCTGGAACTACCATCCGGAGGTCAAAGACTTCGTCGATCCCAACGATTACTACCTGCCAGACTGGGAAAAAGAGATCGACAGAATCTTCGAAGAGAACGTGAAGATACTCGATCAGCAGAAAGTCGTAGATATGTTCAGAGAATTTCAGAGGCTCGTGTCTGAACACATACCGCTCATCTACACCACCCAGCAGCTCTATCTCTACGCCTACAGCAACAAACTTCACAACGTGGAACCCACCGCTTTCGGCGGTGTGTGGGGTTGGAACCAGGATTGTGTCTGGAAAGAGCAGTAATCTATCGGGAGGGGATCTTCCCCTCCCCTTCAAATTCTGTTCAAAGAGGTGATCTTGCTTGCTCAAGTACATCGCACGTAGATTGATCATCATGATTCCTGAGCTCATAATCATCTCTTTCATAGTTTTCATCATCATGGAGGCGGCTCCAGGAGATTTCCTGGACATGTACCGTCTCGATCCTTCCGTTTCTCAGCAGTTTCTCGAGAAGATGGAAAAGGAGCTTGGCCTGGACAAGCCCTGGATCGTTCAGTACGGCATCTGGCTGAAAAACGTTTTGAAAGGAGATTTTGGTTACTCGTTCTACTACAGAAGGCCCGTTTCCACACTCATCTGGGAGAGGGTCTTCGCTACGGTGATACTCTCCGTTTCTTCCCTCGCGTTCGAGTGGTTGCTTGGAATAATCGTCGGTGTTTTCTCGGCTCTGAAGAAGTACAGCATCTGGGATAAGATTCTCACAGTTGTCGCTTTCAGTGGAATTGCCCTTCCAGGGTTTTTCCTGGCCATTCTGCTCCTTTACATGGCTGCGAAGACCGGCTGGTTTCCAATCGCCGGTATGGTCTCGGTGAATCACAACCAGATGACAACCTGGGAGAAGTTCAAGGATATCGCATCTCATCTTGTTCTTCCAACCATCGCTCTTGGTTTCGGTGGTTTTGCTTCCCTCATGAGATACATGAGAGGTAGTCTTCTCGACGTGCTGAACGAGGACTACGTGGAATTTGCCCGTGCGAAAGGAATGCCAGAACGTGTGGTGATATACAAGCACGCCCTGAGGAACGCTATCAACCCCATGATCACTTTCCTTGGGTTCAGTATTTCCAACGTTCTCGGAGGAGCGGTCATCATAGAGAACATCTTTGCCTGGCCCGGCATGGGAAGGCTCATTTACCAGGCACTCCTTCAGCAGGACATTTACATCGTTATGGCGTCCGCCGTGATCAGTGCGATAATGCTCGTGATTGGTAACCTTGTGGCGGATGTGCTTCTCGCCGCTGTGGACCCAAGGGTCAGATTCGAGTGAGGGAGGAATCGCAATGGCTGAGGAAAAGACGATGATAGAGAACGGGGAAATAGAGTTTAAGGAAAGGGTCCTTTCCAGGAGGGAACTCGTCTGGAGAGCCTTCAAAAGAAACAAACTCGGAATGTTCGGGCTGTACGTTCTGATCGTCCTCTATCTCATGGCGTTGTTCGCGGATTTTCTCTCCCCGCACCATCCCTACGAACAGTCTCTCAAGCATTCCTTCGCTCCTCCCACGAAGATACACAGGGAGTACAAGGGAGAACGAGTGGGTGCCTACGTGCTTCCCACGATAAGCTACGTGGACAAAGCAACTTTCGAGAGAAAATTCTACGAAATGCTCTTCCCGAAAAGGCTCGTTCTCGATGTCTTCGGAACACAGGTTGAGTACGAAATCGGAAAAGACGGTGTAACGGGATTCTCTTTCATGCTGGACGAAGAGTATTACATCGTTCCAAAGGACGGCACCATGAAATACGCCGGTTCAACAACGAAAGTGGTTGATTACCTTCTGTTCGGATACGACGAAAAGGTTCTAACGAAAGGAGAGGCAGATATAGAAACCTCTTCCGAAGCCGCGAAAGACACGTACTTTGGGAAATACGGTTTCAGACTTGGCCTGAATTCCCCCGATGAGATCGAAAAGGTCGTCATAAAAGAGAAGCTCAACATGATCCTCGTGAAAAAAGGTGAAGACATTGAGATGATCACAGGAAAGGTGATCGACTACGACTACAAAACTTATCCGGTGAAGTGGTTTGTCAAATCCTGGGGTGGAGATGCGAAGAACCGTATAGGGTACCTCTTCTGGATCTTTCCGTTCCACTATCATCTCTTTGGGGTGGACAACTACGATAACAACGAGTACGTGAGACTCTACATCATGGGAGCTGACCAGTATGGAAGGGATGTGTGGAGCAGAATAGTGTTCGCTTCCAGGATCTCGCTTTCCATAGGTTTCATCGGAATGTTCATCACGTTCGCCCTTTCGCTCGTCTTCGGTGGTATTTCCGGCTACTATGGAGGCATCGTGGACGAATTCATGATGAGGTTCTCCGAGATCATCATGTCGCTGCCGGGTTTCTACCTGCTCATCCTTT contains the following coding sequences:
- the hfq gene encoding RNA chaperone Hfq — translated: MAEKFNLQDRFLNHLRVNKIEVKVYLVNGFQTKGFIRSFDSYTVLLESGNQQSLIYKHAISTIIPSSYVMLMPKKQETAQEAETSENEGS
- the hflX gene encoding GTPase HflX, which codes for MIVAVGKDEEKIKESLEEMKGLCKTLGVEVVEWLWQKRAKPDPATYLGKGKLQKLKEVVEFCEADLVVVDDEITPVQYKNMQSELNVDVLDRTQVILEIFARHATSEEGKLQVEMASLLYELPRLVGKGEELSRLGGGIGTRGPGEPLLEVLRRHIKNRIAQLRKRLKEIEQERNTQRKQRLEKKIPHVSIVGYTNAGKSTLLKVLTDSDVYVADKLFATLEPVTRRLKLKSGRVILVSDTVGFIRKLPHTIVSAFKATLEEIKYSDVLIHLVDASDPYLEEKMKASEKVLEEIGADKIPRILVFNKIDLCPRERIETLKWKYPEALFISAEKRIGLDQLLDRLEEVISQRDVQETLKVPLEKIGQIYALKDRLEILNEDYREGYALITLKTDRETLEMLKRKVAS
- the fmt gene encoding methionyl-tRNA formyltransferase, with the translated sequence MRIVFVGTPEFAAEILEHLIKNGFNVVGVVTQPDKPRGRGRKVAPTPVKAVAEKHEVPFIQPESINKKEALEFLRSVRPDVIIVASYGKILGEKVLSLPRLGCYNIHPSLLPKYRGASPIQRVLENGEERTGVTIYKMVKELDAGPIALQKEISVDPFETFDQLEKRLIELSKEMLIEFLEKLKTGNIELKEQDHSRATYAPMIKKEDLIVDFSKDAESVKNKIRAYDSRPGARAFLGNVEVKLFGVTAIDSSGDEPGLINYIDREGAWIGTGDGKVKVRYIQFPGKKKMTFWEAKNGRLIIEGMRFERRYES
- a CDS encoding heavy-metal-associated domain-containing protein, encoding MRRLNYFMLKGAKTEEDYKRVKEAIEKLDGVFKVDYEMAAEVVGVDYDDEKVSKEQIKSAVDSLGYTLIV
- a CDS encoding ABC transporter ATP-binding protein; this translates as MKTIEVLSLRKYFPIRKGFLVKKIVGYVKAVDDISFSVEKGKTFALVGESGCGKTTTAKTILRLTNPTAGRVVIDGDDTTYYFMKRRDAENYLETTYVDIFREMREKLSPDQIVDVLEDVDKKYAEIFFKEAKESEEKFYQILLDDIDEKRMKFRRKIQIVFQDPMSSLNPRMTVGDILTEPILFHGLAKTREEAVDMAKDLLKSVGLKEYHLERYPHQFSGGQRQRIAIARAISINPEIVILDEPTASLDVSVQAQVINLFLKLQEEKGFTYLFISHDLGLVRFISHEVGIMYLGRIVEMGNTDEIFDNPLHPYTQALLSAVPVPDPKVERTRKRIILRGGVPSPINRPTGCFFHPRCPYKMPVCEKEYPVMKEISPGHWVACHLHSS
- a CDS encoding ABC transporter substrate-binding protein, with amino-acid sequence MRRFLGIFLMIAAVALFAELSPFAQFETYIGAEFTGQYGGVLVVPTLSGPRTCNNVVAQETSSRDVIARFMASMIELDNYARIHPALAESWELIQNEDGSMEIVWHLRKGVKWSDGTPFTADDVVFTINDVYFNPDIPNDMQDLFADNWPVAEKLDDYTVKTTLKETYRLAVRYIGGIPIFPKHLAEPYVKEGKFKEFWTVDAINKGEIVGLGPFIPVEYVPDQYVRFVKNPYYWKYDKEGKQLPYLDGIIFKIIPTQDAQRLAFENGEVDVYGPRGTEYAELKAMAREKDWVVGIGGPNFGTTFISFNWNAPDPVKRKWFRNDFFRRAVAYAIDKQSMIDTLYNGLAVEQWGPISQAATVYYDESVLRKYPYNLDLARTMLKLGGFKWDENGQLLDSEGNPVKFIIMTNAGNQIREGMGNIITEALKKLGMDVTFAPIDFNTLVQKLVVNGDWEAVIIGLTGSDEPQGGANVWRIKGSLHFWNYHPEVKDFVDPNDYYLPDWEKEIDRIFEENVKILDQQKVVDMFREFQRLVSEHIPLIYTTQQLYLYAYSNKLHNVEPTAFGGVWGWNQDCVWKEQ
- a CDS encoding ABC transporter permease gives rise to the protein MLKYIARRLIIMIPELIIISFIVFIIMEAAPGDFLDMYRLDPSVSQQFLEKMEKELGLDKPWIVQYGIWLKNVLKGDFGYSFYYRRPVSTLIWERVFATVILSVSSLAFEWLLGIIVGVFSALKKYSIWDKILTVVAFSGIALPGFFLAILLLYMAAKTGWFPIAGMVSVNHNQMTTWEKFKDIASHLVLPTIALGFGGFASLMRYMRGSLLDVLNEDYVEFARAKGMPERVVIYKHALRNAINPMITFLGFSISNVLGGAVIIENIFAWPGMGRLIYQALLQQDIYIVMASAVISAIMLVIGNLVADVLLAAVDPRVRFE
- a CDS encoding ABC transporter permease, which encodes MAEEKTMIENGEIEFKERVLSRRELVWRAFKRNKLGMFGLYVLIVLYLMALFADFLSPHHPYEQSLKHSFAPPTKIHREYKGERVGAYVLPTISYVDKATFERKFYEMLFPKRLVLDVFGTQVEYEIGKDGVTGFSFMLDEEYYIVPKDGTMKYAGSTTKVVDYLLFGYDEKVLTKGEADIETSSEAAKDTYFGKYGFRLGLNSPDEIEKVVIKEKLNMILVKKGEDIEMITGKVIDYDYKTYPVKWFVKSWGGDAKNRIGYLFWIFPFHYHLFGVDNYDNNEYVRLYIMGADQYGRDVWSRIVFASRISLSIGFIGMFITFALSLVFGGISGYYGGIVDEFMMRFSEIIMSLPGFYLLILLRSLLPLDIPSTQVYVLLVFILSFIGWAGRARVIRGMVLSIKQREFVEAARALGFPDTRILFRHVLPNTASYLIVAATLAIPGYILGEASLSFLGLGIREPSASWGLMLAQAQNVTYMTKYPWLLIPGIFIFITVLSFNFVGDALRDALDPRSLG